A DNA window from Ranitomeya imitator isolate aRanImi1 chromosome 2, aRanImi1.pri, whole genome shotgun sequence contains the following coding sequences:
- the YIPF6 gene encoding protein YIPF6, which yields MADIEEKQENGSRQLFAGLSDVSISGDIPVEGEITVPMASQSQEEDFSTLDEPVRDTIMRDLKAVGQKFFHVMYPKKSNALLRDWDLWGPLVLCVSLALMLQGGHANSKDDGGPQFAEVFVIIWFGAVVITLNSKLLGGTISFFQSLCVLGYCILPLTVAMLVCRLLLLASTSVTAFIMRLVIVAAMFAWSTFASTAFLADSQPPNRRALAVYPIFLFYFVISWMILTFNPPPH from the exons TTCGCAGGGTTATCAGATGTTTCCATATCGGGGGATATTCCGGTGGAGGGGGAGATCACGGTTCCCATGGCCTCACAGTCACAAGAAGAGGATTTTTCTACATTGGATGAACCCGTCCGAGACACCATT ATGCGGGACCTAAAAGCTGTTGGGCAGAAGTTTTTTCATGTTATGTACCCTAAAAAGAGTAATGCGCTTCTGAGGGACT GGGATTTATGGGGTCCTCTAGTTCTTTGTGTCTCACTTGCATT AATGTTACAAGGCGGACATGCAAACAGCAAAGATGATGGAGGGCCCCAGTTTGCCGAAGTGTTCGTAATCATCTGGTTCGGGGCTGTCGTCATCACACTGAATTCTAAGCTTCTTGGTGGAACCAT TTCTTTCTTCCAGAGTCTGTGTGTGTTGGGATATTGCATCCTGCCCCTTACGGTGGCCATGTTGGTATGTAGGCTGCTGCTCTTGGCCAGTACGAGCGTGACGGCGTTCATCATGCGGCTAGTCATAGTGGCTGCCATGTTTGCTTGGTCTACTTTTG cCTCCACTGCCTTTCTAGCAGACAGTCAGCCACCCAACCGGAGAGCCTTGGCCGTCTATCCCATATTCCTCTTCTATTTTGTCATCAGCTGGATGATCTTGACCTTcaaccctcctccccattag